Proteins from a single region of Choloepus didactylus isolate mChoDid1 chromosome 10, mChoDid1.pri, whole genome shotgun sequence:
- the ODF2 gene encoding outer dense fiber protein 2 isoform X6, whose amino-acid sequence MSASSSGGSPRFPSCGKNGVTSLTQKKVLRTPCGAPSVTVTKSHKRGMKGDTVNVRRSVRVKTKVPWMPPGKSSARLVGCKWENPTRCLEITPPSSEKLVSVMRLSDLSTEDDDSGHCKMNHYDKKIDSLMNAVGCLKSEVKMQKGERQMAKRFLEERKEELEEVAQELAETEHENTVLRHNIERIKEEKDFTVLQKKHLQQEKECLMSKLVEAEMDGAAAAKQVMALKDTIGKLKTEKQMTCSDINTLTRQKELLLQKLSTFEETNRTLRDLLREQHCKEDSERLMEQQGALLKRLAEADSEKARLLLLLQDKDKEVEELLQEIQCEKAQAKTASELSKSMESMRGHLQAQLRCKEAENSRLCMQIKNLERSGNQHKAEVEAIMEQLKELKQKGDRDKETLKKAIRAQKERAEKSEEYAEQLHVQLADKDLYVAEALSTLESWRSRYNQVVKDKGDLELEIIVLNDRVTDLVNQQQTLEEKMREDRDSLVERLHRQTAEYSAFKLENERLKASFAPMEDKLNQAHIEVQQLKASVKNYEGMIDNYKSQVMKTRLEADEVAAQLERCDKENKILKDEMNKEIEAARRQFQSQLADLQQLPDILKITEAKLAECQDQLQGYERKNIDLTAIISDLRSRIEHQGDKLEMAREKHQASQKENKQLSLKVDELERKLEATSAQNIEFLQVIAKREEAIHQSQLRLEEKTRECGTLARQLESAIEDARRQVEQTKEHALSKERTAQNKILDLETQLSRTKTELSQLRRSRDDADRRYQSRLQDLKDRLEQSESTNRSMQNYVQFLKSSYANVFGDGPYTTYLTSSPIRSRSPPA is encoded by the exons AATCCAACTCGTTGCTTAGAGATCACTCCACCATCTTCAGAAAAACTGGTCTCAGTGATGCGGTTAAGTGACCTCTCTACGGAAGATGATGACTCGGGTCACTGTAAAATGAACCATTATGATAAGAAGATTGACAGTTTAATGAATGCGGTTGGTTGTCTCAAGTCTGAG GTCAAGATGCAGAAGGGTGAGCGCCAGATGGCTAAGAGGTTCCTAGAGGAGCGCAAGGAAGAACTGGAGGAGGTGGCCCAAGAGCTGGCTGAGACTGAGCACGAGAACACGGTGCTGAGACACAACATCGAGCGCATCAAGGAGGAGAAAGACTTCACCGT GCTTCAGAAGAAACACCTCCAGCAGGAGAAGGAGTGCCTCATGTCCAAGCTGGTGGAGGCTGAAATGGATGGAGCCGCCGCTGCCAAGCAAGTCATGGCTTTGAAGGATACCATCGGGAAACTGAAAACG GAGAAACAAATGACCTGCTCGGACATTAACACCCTGACGAGGCAAAAGGAACTTCTCCTGCAGAAGCTGAGCACATTTGAGGAGACTAACCGCACCCTTCGAGACCTGCTGAGGGAACAGCACTGCAAAGAG GATTCCGAAAGACTGATGGAGCAACAAGGAGCATTACTAAAACGGCTGGCAGAAGCAGACTCAGAGAAAGCG CGCCTGCTGTTACTGCTACAAGACAAGGACAAGGAGGTAGAAGAGCTACTCCAGGAAATTCAGTGTGAGAAG gcTCAAGCAAAGACAGCATCTGAGCTTTCTAAGTCCATGGAATCCATGCGTGGACATTTGCAGGCTCAGCTTCGGTGCAAAGAGGCTGAGAACAGTCGCCTGTGCATGCAGATCAAG AACCTGGAACGCAGTGGGAACCAGCACAAGGCAGAAGTGGAAGCCATCATGGAGCAGCTGAAGGAATTAAAGCAAAAGGGAGACCGAGACAAAGAGACCTTGAAGAAGGCCATCCGAGCCCAGAAGGAGCGAGCTGAGAAAAGTGAGGAATATGCTGAGCAACTGCACGTGCAACTTGCTGACAAG GATCTTTATGTTGCTGAAGCTTTATCTACTCTGGAATCATGGAGAAGCCGCTACAACCAAGTTGTGAAAGATAAGGGGGATCTTGAGCTGGAAATTATCGTCCTGAATGA CCGGGTGACAGATCTTGTAAACCAACAACAGACCTTGGAGGAGAAGATGCGGGAAGACCGGGACAGCTTGGTGGAGAGACTACACCGTCAGACTGCCGAGTATTCTGCATTCAAGCTAGAGAACGAGAGGCTGAAG GCAAGTTTTGCCCCGATGGAGGACAAACTCAATCAGGCGCACATCGAGGTCCAACAGCTGAAGGCATCAGTTAAGAACTACGAGGGAATGATTGACAACTATAAGAGTCAG GTGATGAAGACCAGATTGGAGGCTGATGAAGTGGCTGCCCAGCTGGAACGCTGTGACAAAGAGAATAAGATCCTTAAAGATGAGATGAACAAAGAGATTGAAGCG GCACGTAGGCAGTTCCAGTCCCAGCTGGCTGACCTGCAGCAGCTGCCTGACATCCTCAAGATCACAGAGGCTAAGCTGGCAGAGTGCCAGGACCAGCTGCAGGGCTATGAGAGGAAGAACATCGACCTCACAGCCATCATATCAGACCTGCGCAGCCGG ATCGAACATCAGGGGGACAAGCTGGAGATGGCGAGAGAAAAACATCAGGCttcccagaaggaaaataaacagcTGAGTCTGAAGGTGGATGAACTGGAGAG GAAACTGGAGGCGACCAGTGCCCAGAATATTGAGTTTCTACAGGTGATTGCCAAGAGGGAGGAGGCAATCCACCAGTCCCAGCTGCGGCTGGAGGAGAAAACACGGGAATGTGGGACCCTGGCGAGGCAGTTGGAAAGTGCCATTGAAGATGCTAGGAGGCAG GTGGAACAAACCAAGGAGCACGCACTGTCCAAGGAACGAACAGCCCAGAACAAAATCCTGGACCTTGAGACCCAGCTCAGCAGGACCAAAACCGAACTCAGCCAGCTGCGTCGGAGTCGTGACGAT GCAGACCGTCGCTACCAGAGCCGGCTCCAAGACCTGAAAGATCGCCTGGAGCAGTCAGAGAGCACCAATCGCAGCATGCAGAACTATGTCCAGTTCCTCAAGTCCTCATATGCTAATGTGTTTGGGGATGGTCCCTACACTACTTACCTGACTAGCTCTCCCATCCGTTCTCGCTCTCCTCCTGCCTGA
- the ODF2 gene encoding outer dense fiber protein 2 isoform X8, producing the protein MSASSSGGSPRFPSCGKNGVTSLTQKKVLRTPCGAPSVTVTKSHKRGMKGDTVNVRRSVRVKTKNPTRCLEITPPSSEKLVSVMRLSDLSTEDDDSGHCKMNHYDKKIDSLMNAVGCLKSEVKMQKGERQMAKRFLEERKEELEEVAQELAETEHENTVLRHNIERIKEEKDFTVLQKKHLQQEKECLMSKLVEAEMDGAAAAKQVMALKDTIGKLKTEKQMTCSDINTLTRQKELLLQKLSTFEETNRTLRDLLREQHCKEDSERLMEQQGALLKRLAEADSEKARLLLLLQDKDKEVEELLQEIQCEKAQAKTASELSKSMESMRGHLQAQLRCKEAENSRLCMQIKNLERSGNQHKAEVEAIMEQLKELKQKGDRDKETLKKAIRAQKERAEKSEEYAEQLHVQLADKDLYVAEALSTLESWRSRYNQVVKDKGDLELEIIVLNDRVTDLVNQQQTLEEKMREDRDSLVERLHRQTAEYSAFKLENERLKASFAPMEDKLNQAHIEVQQLKASVKNYEGMIDNYKSQVMKTRLEADEVAAQLERCDKENKILKDEMNKEIEAARRQFQSQLADLQQLPDILKITEAKLAECQDQLQGYERKNIDLTAIISDLRSRIEHQGDKLEMAREKHQASQKENKQLSLKVDELERKLEATSAQNIEFLQVIAKREEAIHQSQLRLEEKTRECGTLARQLESAIEDARRQVEQTKEHALSKERTAQNKILDLETQLSRTKTELSQLRRSRDDADRRYQSRLQDLKDRLEQSESTNRSMQNYVQFLKSSYANVFGDGPYTTYLTSSPIRSRSPPA; encoded by the exons AATCCAACTCGTTGCTTAGAGATCACTCCACCATCTTCAGAAAAACTGGTCTCAGTGATGCGGTTAAGTGACCTCTCTACGGAAGATGATGACTCGGGTCACTGTAAAATGAACCATTATGATAAGAAGATTGACAGTTTAATGAATGCGGTTGGTTGTCTCAAGTCTGAG GTCAAGATGCAGAAGGGTGAGCGCCAGATGGCTAAGAGGTTCCTAGAGGAGCGCAAGGAAGAACTGGAGGAGGTGGCCCAAGAGCTGGCTGAGACTGAGCACGAGAACACGGTGCTGAGACACAACATCGAGCGCATCAAGGAGGAGAAAGACTTCACCGT GCTTCAGAAGAAACACCTCCAGCAGGAGAAGGAGTGCCTCATGTCCAAGCTGGTGGAGGCTGAAATGGATGGAGCCGCCGCTGCCAAGCAAGTCATGGCTTTGAAGGATACCATCGGGAAACTGAAAACG GAGAAACAAATGACCTGCTCGGACATTAACACCCTGACGAGGCAAAAGGAACTTCTCCTGCAGAAGCTGAGCACATTTGAGGAGACTAACCGCACCCTTCGAGACCTGCTGAGGGAACAGCACTGCAAAGAG GATTCCGAAAGACTGATGGAGCAACAAGGAGCATTACTAAAACGGCTGGCAGAAGCAGACTCAGAGAAAGCG CGCCTGCTGTTACTGCTACAAGACAAGGACAAGGAGGTAGAAGAGCTACTCCAGGAAATTCAGTGTGAGAAG gcTCAAGCAAAGACAGCATCTGAGCTTTCTAAGTCCATGGAATCCATGCGTGGACATTTGCAGGCTCAGCTTCGGTGCAAAGAGGCTGAGAACAGTCGCCTGTGCATGCAGATCAAG AACCTGGAACGCAGTGGGAACCAGCACAAGGCAGAAGTGGAAGCCATCATGGAGCAGCTGAAGGAATTAAAGCAAAAGGGAGACCGAGACAAAGAGACCTTGAAGAAGGCCATCCGAGCCCAGAAGGAGCGAGCTGAGAAAAGTGAGGAATATGCTGAGCAACTGCACGTGCAACTTGCTGACAAG GATCTTTATGTTGCTGAAGCTTTATCTACTCTGGAATCATGGAGAAGCCGCTACAACCAAGTTGTGAAAGATAAGGGGGATCTTGAGCTGGAAATTATCGTCCTGAATGA CCGGGTGACAGATCTTGTAAACCAACAACAGACCTTGGAGGAGAAGATGCGGGAAGACCGGGACAGCTTGGTGGAGAGACTACACCGTCAGACTGCCGAGTATTCTGCATTCAAGCTAGAGAACGAGAGGCTGAAG GCAAGTTTTGCCCCGATGGAGGACAAACTCAATCAGGCGCACATCGAGGTCCAACAGCTGAAGGCATCAGTTAAGAACTACGAGGGAATGATTGACAACTATAAGAGTCAG GTGATGAAGACCAGATTGGAGGCTGATGAAGTGGCTGCCCAGCTGGAACGCTGTGACAAAGAGAATAAGATCCTTAAAGATGAGATGAACAAAGAGATTGAAGCG GCACGTAGGCAGTTCCAGTCCCAGCTGGCTGACCTGCAGCAGCTGCCTGACATCCTCAAGATCACAGAGGCTAAGCTGGCAGAGTGCCAGGACCAGCTGCAGGGCTATGAGAGGAAGAACATCGACCTCACAGCCATCATATCAGACCTGCGCAGCCGG ATCGAACATCAGGGGGACAAGCTGGAGATGGCGAGAGAAAAACATCAGGCttcccagaaggaaaataaacagcTGAGTCTGAAGGTGGATGAACTGGAGAG GAAACTGGAGGCGACCAGTGCCCAGAATATTGAGTTTCTACAGGTGATTGCCAAGAGGGAGGAGGCAATCCACCAGTCCCAGCTGCGGCTGGAGGAGAAAACACGGGAATGTGGGACCCTGGCGAGGCAGTTGGAAAGTGCCATTGAAGATGCTAGGAGGCAG GTGGAACAAACCAAGGAGCACGCACTGTCCAAGGAACGAACAGCCCAGAACAAAATCCTGGACCTTGAGACCCAGCTCAGCAGGACCAAAACCGAACTCAGCCAGCTGCGTCGGAGTCGTGACGAT GCAGACCGTCGCTACCAGAGCCGGCTCCAAGACCTGAAAGATCGCCTGGAGCAGTCAGAGAGCACCAATCGCAGCATGCAGAACTATGTCCAGTTCCTCAAGTCCTCATATGCTAATGTGTTTGGGGATGGTCCCTACACTACTTACCTGACTAGCTCTCCCATCCGTTCTCGCTCTCCTCCTGCCTGA
- the ODF2 gene encoding outer dense fiber protein 2 isoform X7 encodes MKDRSSTPPLHVHVDENTPVHVHIKKLPKPSAANSQKSHKRGMKGDTVNVRRSVRVKTKVPWMPPGKSSARLVGCKWENPTRCLEITPPSSEKLVSVMRLSDLSTEDDDSGHCKMNHYDKKIDSLMNAVGCLKSEVKMQKGERQMAKRFLEERKEELEEVAQELAETEHENTVLRHNIERIKEEKDFTVLQKKHLQQEKECLMSKLVEAEMDGAAAAKQVMALKDTIGKLKTEKQMTCSDINTLTRQKELLLQKLSTFEETNRTLRDLLREQHCKEDSERLMEQQGALLKRLAEADSEKARLLLLLQDKDKEVEELLQEIQCEKAQAKTASELSKSMESMRGHLQAQLRCKEAENSRLCMQIKNLERSGNQHKAEVEAIMEQLKELKQKGDRDKETLKKAIRAQKERAEKSEEYAEQLHVQLADKDLYVAEALSTLESWRSRYNQVVKDKGDLELEIIVLNDRVTDLVNQQQTLEEKMREDRDSLVERLHRQTAEYSAFKLENERLKASFAPMEDKLNQAHIEVQQLKASVKNYEGMIDNYKSQVMKTRLEADEVAAQLERCDKENKILKDEMNKEIEAARRQFQSQLADLQQLPDILKITEAKLAECQDQLQGYERKNIDLTAIISDLRSRIEHQGDKLEMAREKHQASQKENKQLSLKVDELERKLEATSAQNIEFLQVIAKREEAIHQSQLRLEEKTRECGTLARQLESAIEDARRQVEQTKEHALSKERTAQNKILDLETQLSRTKTELSQLRRSRDDADRRYQSRLQDLKDRLEQSESTNRSMQNYVQFLKSSYANVFGDGPYTTYLTSSPIRSRSPPA; translated from the exons AATCCAACTCGTTGCTTAGAGATCACTCCACCATCTTCAGAAAAACTGGTCTCAGTGATGCGGTTAAGTGACCTCTCTACGGAAGATGATGACTCGGGTCACTGTAAAATGAACCATTATGATAAGAAGATTGACAGTTTAATGAATGCGGTTGGTTGTCTCAAGTCTGAG GTCAAGATGCAGAAGGGTGAGCGCCAGATGGCTAAGAGGTTCCTAGAGGAGCGCAAGGAAGAACTGGAGGAGGTGGCCCAAGAGCTGGCTGAGACTGAGCACGAGAACACGGTGCTGAGACACAACATCGAGCGCATCAAGGAGGAGAAAGACTTCACCGT GCTTCAGAAGAAACACCTCCAGCAGGAGAAGGAGTGCCTCATGTCCAAGCTGGTGGAGGCTGAAATGGATGGAGCCGCCGCTGCCAAGCAAGTCATGGCTTTGAAGGATACCATCGGGAAACTGAAAACG GAGAAACAAATGACCTGCTCGGACATTAACACCCTGACGAGGCAAAAGGAACTTCTCCTGCAGAAGCTGAGCACATTTGAGGAGACTAACCGCACCCTTCGAGACCTGCTGAGGGAACAGCACTGCAAAGAG GATTCCGAAAGACTGATGGAGCAACAAGGAGCATTACTAAAACGGCTGGCAGAAGCAGACTCAGAGAAAGCG CGCCTGCTGTTACTGCTACAAGACAAGGACAAGGAGGTAGAAGAGCTACTCCAGGAAATTCAGTGTGAGAAG gcTCAAGCAAAGACAGCATCTGAGCTTTCTAAGTCCATGGAATCCATGCGTGGACATTTGCAGGCTCAGCTTCGGTGCAAAGAGGCTGAGAACAGTCGCCTGTGCATGCAGATCAAG AACCTGGAACGCAGTGGGAACCAGCACAAGGCAGAAGTGGAAGCCATCATGGAGCAGCTGAAGGAATTAAAGCAAAAGGGAGACCGAGACAAAGAGACCTTGAAGAAGGCCATCCGAGCCCAGAAGGAGCGAGCTGAGAAAAGTGAGGAATATGCTGAGCAACTGCACGTGCAACTTGCTGACAAG GATCTTTATGTTGCTGAAGCTTTATCTACTCTGGAATCATGGAGAAGCCGCTACAACCAAGTTGTGAAAGATAAGGGGGATCTTGAGCTGGAAATTATCGTCCTGAATGA CCGGGTGACAGATCTTGTAAACCAACAACAGACCTTGGAGGAGAAGATGCGGGAAGACCGGGACAGCTTGGTGGAGAGACTACACCGTCAGACTGCCGAGTATTCTGCATTCAAGCTAGAGAACGAGAGGCTGAAG GCAAGTTTTGCCCCGATGGAGGACAAACTCAATCAGGCGCACATCGAGGTCCAACAGCTGAAGGCATCAGTTAAGAACTACGAGGGAATGATTGACAACTATAAGAGTCAG GTGATGAAGACCAGATTGGAGGCTGATGAAGTGGCTGCCCAGCTGGAACGCTGTGACAAAGAGAATAAGATCCTTAAAGATGAGATGAACAAAGAGATTGAAGCG GCACGTAGGCAGTTCCAGTCCCAGCTGGCTGACCTGCAGCAGCTGCCTGACATCCTCAAGATCACAGAGGCTAAGCTGGCAGAGTGCCAGGACCAGCTGCAGGGCTATGAGAGGAAGAACATCGACCTCACAGCCATCATATCAGACCTGCGCAGCCGG ATCGAACATCAGGGGGACAAGCTGGAGATGGCGAGAGAAAAACATCAGGCttcccagaaggaaaataaacagcTGAGTCTGAAGGTGGATGAACTGGAGAG GAAACTGGAGGCGACCAGTGCCCAGAATATTGAGTTTCTACAGGTGATTGCCAAGAGGGAGGAGGCAATCCACCAGTCCCAGCTGCGGCTGGAGGAGAAAACACGGGAATGTGGGACCCTGGCGAGGCAGTTGGAAAGTGCCATTGAAGATGCTAGGAGGCAG GTGGAACAAACCAAGGAGCACGCACTGTCCAAGGAACGAACAGCCCAGAACAAAATCCTGGACCTTGAGACCCAGCTCAGCAGGACCAAAACCGAACTCAGCCAGCTGCGTCGGAGTCGTGACGAT GCAGACCGTCGCTACCAGAGCCGGCTCCAAGACCTGAAAGATCGCCTGGAGCAGTCAGAGAGCACCAATCGCAGCATGCAGAACTATGTCCAGTTCCTCAAGTCCTCATATGCTAATGTGTTTGGGGATGGTCCCTACACTACTTACCTGACTAGCTCTCCCATCCGTTCTCGCTCTCCTCCTGCCTGA